Part of the Plasmodium vinckei vinckei genome assembly, chromosome: PVVCY_13 genome, ATATAACAATTGATATTCAGGAAATAGTTTATTAGTATTATTTTAGAagattaaaataaaaaaaaaaagtagaattataaaatgaacaaatgtatagataaaatatattagcaTACAAATAGAAGATAAAGATAACAAAATGTTATGTGaagatatataataaaatattctaaaatgaaaatattaaaaaaaacataacatatatttgtatgcCTATAAAAGAAActgtatatttttctagTTTGTTCTGATTCACGactttaaattattaaaaaaacaaaagcaCGCAAAACAAAGGGgggaaataaatatagagtgtaaaagaaaatataataatatacaaaatgaaactaaatgacgaaaaaaatgaaagtcCACAACCCCAAATGGAACCAAAAAACATTTCTCATAAGATGAAGAAATTGCATCATATTTTGAATGACCCAATTATAGATATAagtatgaaaaaaaaaaataatatattgccCTATGTTTCTCTATCTTATTATATGTTACATATGCTATGTGCAAATAtgtgaaaatatatgtatagcAGATGTGCTAAGCAAATTGTGACTTTGTAATTTTTCCACACATGTTAAATCCGTCCTATTGAAATGTACATATGTATAGTGttaatacttttttatttaacatatttattcgTAATTGTTcaccttttttttcacttctTTTCAATATAGATgaactaaaaaatatattatgggGAGGAATATCATGTGAAGTGCCCTTTGACGTAAGAGAGCAATGCTGGAAATTAGCTCTTGGGTATTTACCATTAAATAGAGAAGATACAGAAAaggttttaaaaaaaaaacgggATGAATATGAGAATTTAGAAAAGcaatattataacaaaaacaaattatcagaagatgaattaaaaatattaaggCAGATAAAAGTAGATATTCCTAGAACCAAATCatgttataatatatttaataataataaaatacaacAATTAAGTGAGCgtgtattatttatttattctgTCAGACATCCTGCATGTGGATATGTACAAGGaataaatgatttaatAACACCATTTTTGGTAGTTTTTTTAAGAcctataattttaaagaaagaaataaattctGATGATATTGATAATGTTTCAAAcgatgaattaaaaaatgttgaatccgatttatatttttgccTTTCTAAATTATTAGAACAAATTCAAGATAATTATACATTTGGGCAACCAGGAATACAAAGAGCTATAATAAAAGTTAAAGAAATTGTCAAAAGAGTTGACAAATCTTTAtttaatcatatatatgataataatatagatttTATTCAATTTTCATTTCGATGGGtaaattgtttattattaagaGAGTTTCCAATTGATATAGCTATAAGGTTGTtagatacatatattaGTGATATATCTGATATTTTTACAGATTTCCAcccatatatatgtgctGTTTTTTTAGTACATTGGTCTAAACATTTAATGCAAATGGATTTTCAAcaaatgttattatttatgcaaCGTTTCCCAACACAAAATTGGAAAATTCAAGACATCGAATCGATTTTATCAGAAGcctttgttttaaaaaatgcttTCCAATCATCTCCGAAGCATTTCTCTTAGTTTATTTTCCGCTTAAAACCGCATACactcatatatatatatatacatatgagTGGGTGTGCgtttataatttctttaGTCTGCTAGTATGTGCTTGCTGCCACTACATagatatacatatttgtcGATTTtgtgaatataaatatatatattttatatgaagCATTTGagattttgaaaaaaaaaaattaaataataaaaagagaaTAATGTtaatcattttatatataataattttgtgaAAAGTGTTTGAATTAAACGTTTTTAAGTagttgtaaatatattatatacagaacaatttttttcattacattttatattttatgtcaatattttttcttattattattactaccATTTcatgatatttttattaacttgTTTTACTTATCTTATGATTATAcattgttaataaaatatttttaaaacatttatttatcaaGTTGgtactatatttattattgctTGTTAAGGTAAAACTGGTACATTTTCCTAATTAggattatgtatattttgtttataaaacaaaacaaataagATACTTTTAATCCATCAAAATGGTTTAAttcaattaaaatataaataaataaatatatatatatatacatatataagaaCTGTCTGaatgtttaatttttttgtttgccttaaaataaaaaatacataaaatgtctggttttataaatacaagCATTCATAAATCATgcacacatatattttttgatgtttttatatgagaaattatattaaatgattAATTCTGTTcctatatgtatataagtataaatgtaaaaaaatagaaaaaaacaatataatatagttttatatttatcaaattcttataaaaattttcatacacatatatgaCACATTTTGAATGCTGTCTTTTTTGGTGTCaaataatgttttaaaagttattaaaaaaaaaatatatatattcctgtgcgtatattaaaataagttAAATGGGAATAAttcccatttttatttattaaaaaatttggggaataatatatagcataatattttaaaatatattcaccgtaatattaattttaaatatccatataaaaataaggagacaaaaaaatatataaatataaaacataataataaagagaATGAgagtaatatttttctctttataattttaaaagaatgcaataaaataattttattatgtaaaGTAAATGGATGTGTATAACATACATTATAAACCATCCAtactgtttttttttggtgtataaatttatatgtattttaaatgaataattatcttaatatttaaattatttttatttaccctatttataaatttgttattgtctatttttgtttatactaattttttgatttacttataaatatacccattattttttatgccactgatattgttatatttttaaaatcgaAAAATGGATTTTAGAGAAAaggtttttaaaaaagcaaATCCCAAAGAGGTGGTATATGAGTAaggcaaaaaaaatagttatcatttattatgaCACATAATACTATGTTTATGTTAATTATTCTATAAATAGTTGACAACTGAATAGATTATATACTTGttctctttttcttttttttttagggCATATGGGAAAATGACCCAGGAAGTTAAAACGGATAATAGAGAAAAGGTTTCTGTATAtggtatataaaaatttataaattaaaaaaaaaattttctaataattttatttttttttttcttatacaTATGTTGTCTTGTCTtctttactatttttttttacagaagatgaaaataatttgtcTAAGAAATtgccattttttatgagtaaaaataataaggtAAGCTAATTAAGAGATAAAAAgaggaataaaaaaatagttgcttatttaattgaaaattgttaagcataataaataaagtcGATTTTTCGCTACATATTTTGATCTGTCTacttttttactttttagGATATACACAATTTTTCATTCAACATTTCTGAAAATGATATGAATGTATATTCTTTGTCTAAATATGTACAAGCGTGCTTAAGTATAAGTGTGCCTATAGCGGTTCGACTaactttattatatatatctaaaCAGAGAGAATTATTAAAgaactatttattttccattattCATATGATTAAAGGTGTTACTGTTTTAAAAGTGtcaaaaaatggaaaattaaaaaaaagaagattaaaatttaattcatataatataactaTAATAGGATCTTGGTCaaggaaaatattaaattatgatGAAATAACACAAGTAAATATTGGATCATGTTGTACAACGgaattatgtatttttgaaaaaaaatgcccAGGTTATGTAAATAGAATGGATTATATAGTTATAAAAACTTCAAATAGAAGTTATagctttttattttttttagatgatgatataattaaaattgtaaaagaaatatctctatttaataaattatcaagcttattaaaaaatgaaaagtcTTGctcaaattttaataaaaaaaatataaaccaaacaaaaaatgatgataatattaGAGGAATGTCAAATACCAAAAACAACGTGAGAAATACATTAGAAGATTCTATTGATAATggtataaatttaaaacagtttttattatctaacataaaaattgcACATAATGAAATAGTAAATGTTAATAGCAAAGAAGTAAAGagcattattaaaaaaaataatatgatatattttgataCATATGATTTTCAAAATCAAAAGATTAactctttatttttgtttttacaaATAGTATTGGATATATATGGGCCTGAGATATGGCTCACATCCAAATTCGACGAAGTTCTTTTTACACATTTAAATTGACGAAGTTTGTGTAAGTTTTAAATTGAAGAAATTTGTTTACagtttttaaattgtgGCTATGTGAAGTATAGGCTTATGAGTATATATTAGCTCACGTTTACACaacaaaaattttttaaattgatttgtatataacataaaaatagacATGCATGGTGCAtacatatttgtaaaaatgtgcatattttttgtgatttttcaaaactttttaatatattattaattttattgaaaatttttaagcTTTCTTTTCGGAAGTTTCACATTCTATTTCCCTTGTCTCATGGGGAACCTTCCAGTATATTATGCCtgtatgaaaataaaaaattgggatataaatatgtttggttttaattatattatcttttCACTGTCTaacttaaattattttacaatttctttttttattccatCTCTTACTTTCATCCTTTGATGttgaaattataaaatgattatcatatgtaaataaacatttatttatagcaTCGTTGTGGGCATTtcctaaaaaaaaaattaattacaCATAAGTTCATAATGTagggaaataaaatttaatggCGTTTTATTacttgaaatattttactgTAATAAAATGTACCTATATATAAGCATGTGCAACTTTTGAATTCATATAGCCTTAATCTGCAATCGTCAGATCCTAAGTTGggaaaacatttttattgtgtgtaaatatgtatatgcatatgtatacgcatatatatatatatataggacAAAGTGCTATCCAAAACAAACCTGTTATAAAGTACTTTCCCTTATCATCAATATCAACAGAAAGGACATTATGGTATggagaataataaaaatgtttgctaacatcattttttattaaatcataatacataaaaatgttgtTATTTCCACAACATAATAgaatatcatatttatgatttatagcgatttgtttatatcgcacattatttaaatctattatttttttaacaatttctttttcttcgaTATTGTAAATAGTTATTAGTCCATCTTCACTGCAACTACAAAGCTGTTAAAACATTTAAGAAGGAAAATGGGgtaaatatgtatagacatattaaaaatgtgtgtatttatttataagctaatgttttatttgtcATTTTAGTtgtttacatatttatttttgtatagaataattttgttaattatGGTGGTATGATAATTTATTGTGTTgatgttaatatattttttgttttgaaATTTCCAGAATTTTATATCTCCATTATTTCCAGCAGTTATTAAATCATAGTCATTATAAAACATTAAGACATTGCAATAATCATAATGAggtataattataatagcaacgattttcatatattttgacgttagtaaataaatattattatgcatagacaaagcaatatattttccatcttttgttatttttatattataacatgttatatcattaattattttttctggTGGTCCTATATCTATacttgtatttttattttttattttattattcattttttcaatattatttttatttattttacatattttttgatatttatCTGTAGGAatacttaaaaattttttatcgtaataaataaatttacctttacttatattttttaaatatatagcctttttatcataaaacATCCATGCCATAACATTATTAGAACTGCATGTATACATGATATAATTGTACTTTTCAGGAAAGCATAAATCAcgtatataattattatgagctaataataaaacattataattatatgtattaatatccattacatatataacattttcaCACACACTAATAAACAATGTTGATTTGTTTCGCATTTGAATAGAATTGATTGatccatatatttttgtctgtttaattattttcttttctgGTACACTTATCAAGCTAACATATCCATCACCGCTACCTgttccaaaaaaaaaaaaaaacataaaatgtAAGTAatagataaataaataatttagtgACCCCTTAAAGTGAGCAAATTCATTtcaatttcttttataacCTGTTAAAATTGTTTGGTCGTCTAAACTTTTTACGACATTTATCCCATTACcgaataaatatttttcaggtattattttttctaacaCCTTTGACTTTATGTTCACCACAAGAATGTCCCCTACGGAAATAATGTCAACAATGTTGTCCATGTTTTTTTGCACATTTTCagaaaattttcaaatttgtTTGGCTCATAGTGGGTGTGGGCCCATTTACCTGTTGTCGTTCCAAAAAAGGCTTGCTCATCATTTTCCTTGAGTTCTAAGCAAACGAACTTTCTTTTGTAGATTGACGTATTTATATCTTCATAGCTCATTAacttttttgtaaaatcaTAGTTGCAAATTCGTATATTGTTTAGTTTGGCTAAGGTGGTGCGAGAAAGGTaagcaaaaaaatgagggagaaaaaaaaggaaaatggagaaaagaaaattctGAAATACTTCTACTacctatttatatataaaatacttCTACTACCTATTTGGATATAAAATACTTCtactattttaataattagcCTTTTTTAATCTAACCTATTATAAAGTTGTTTGtcttatgaaaaaaagagaCATTGGAATAGGGAAAATCAGAGGAggttttataaataaaatattggtTTGATATTTctgttaatattaattgttTATCATCTTCTCCACCAGATgaaagtatatattttccatcATTGCTTATGGATATATCTTCTGTTTTAAACTTATGTAATGATAATGTGAttggtttatttttattttcaaaatcatatatacaaatagtTGACATTAATTTACTTTCTTTACAAcagcaaatatatttttgatttttatcaatatataattttgttattttattttgatcacttttaaaaatagttctagtattatttacaatatcttcttttattatatttgtacCAATCCCataaatcataaaaaaattatattttaattcttctttttttaattcataataattatgatttatattaatattttttaaattatacacactttttaatttttttttttttgcattttccatcatttcttcattttctatactttttaatttttctaaataaaCTTTTCTATCCATACATTTTTCTTGCTTAactaatattaaattatttgttatGTTTCCATTAAATCCGATATATGAGTCTACAATTAATTCTTTCTCCATATTGGATGTCtatatatttccttttctAACTTGTTTGTGCATATAGTATGAAGAAGGCTCAACAGTTTAAACTTCTGACAAATTGTAGGTACGTATGTATAAtgtctatttttatttgcttGTTTTTATTCCATACCGTGAACTTTTATTAGTttggaatattttatttttttaacctACCTATGCTATACacaaatttatacatatgtatattatgtaaaaatataatttaacaatatatattcctatgaaatattttatttgtatactTTTTAAAAGGCTTGATAGACAAATAAGTTAATTATTCTTTACCTCataaatgtgtatatatacattttttacctAGCCAGCGATTAAAGATATGTAGATATTGCTTTGAAGTAAAAACTTAGTgtctattatattttcaattattttttacatttatatatgcatattcttataatatatttataccggtatagaaaataaaatatgctaAATAATGTTCGACACATATTTGTGTGCATTTggattttttacatataaatagcaaataaaatgggcataataaaaaaattaaaattattaaagcAGCAAGTACGAAAAAACATTATGAAAATGTAGAGCGTAAATTTAAACGGTGTgcaaattgaaaaaatataataaaatatgagaGAGAAAAGGCAAAAATTTCTCATAgtaacattaaaaaaatatttacatacaatattgtaaaatataGTGAATAAAATAGgaataatatgaaattataaaaggATAAGACATGGATAAAAAacgagaaaaaaaaatgaatatcatt contains:
- a CDS encoding TBC domain protein, putative, with protein sequence MKLNDEKNESPQPQMEPKNISHKMKKLHHILNDPIIDINELKNILWGGISCEVPFDVREQCWKLALGYLPLNREDTEKVLKKKRDEYENLEKQYYNKNKLSEDELKILRQIKVDIPRTKSCYNIFNNNKIQQLSERVLFIYSVRHPACGYVQGINDLITPFLVVFLRPIILKKEINSDDIDNVSNDELKNVESDLYFCLSKLLEQIQDNYTFGQPGIQRAIIKVKEIVKRVDKSLFNHIYDNNIDFIQFSFRWVNCLLLREFPIDIAIRLLDTYISDISDIFTDFHPYICAVFLVHWSKHLMQMDFQQMLLFMQRFPTQNWKIQDIESILSEAFVLKNAFQSSPKHFS
- a CDS encoding WD repeat-containing protein 16, putative, whose translation is MEKELIVDSYIGFNGNITNNLILVKQEKCMDRKVYLEKLKSIENEEMMENAKKKKLKSVYNLKNININHNYYELKKEELKYNFFMIYGIGTNIIKEDIVNNTRTIFKSDQNKITKLYIDKNQKYICCCKESKLMSTICIYDFENKNKPITLSLHKFKTEDISISNDGKYILSSGGEDDKQLILTEISNQYFIYKTSSDFPYSNVSFFHKTNNFIIAKLNNIRICNYDFTKKLMSYEDINTSIYKRKFVCLELKENDEQAFFGTTTGDILVVNIKSKVLEKIIPEKYLFGNGINVVKSLDDQTILTGSGDGYVSLISVPEKKIIKQTKIYGSINSIQMRNKSTLFISVCENVIYVMDINTYNYNVLLLAHNNYIRDLCFPEKYNYIMYTCSSNNVMAWMFYDKKAIYLKNISKGKFIYYDKKFLSIPTDKYQKICKINKNNIEKMNNKIKNKNTSIDIGPPEKIINDITCYNIKITKDGKYIALSMHNNIYLLTSKYMKIVAIIIIPHYDYCNVLMFYNDYDLITAGNNGDIKFWKFQNKKYININTINYHTTIINKIILYKNKYLCSCSEDGLITIYNIEEKEIVKKIIDLNNVRYKQIAINHKYDILLCCGNNNIFMYYDLIKNDVSKHFYYSPYHNVLSVDIDDKGKYFITGSDDCRLRLYEFKSCTCLYIGNAHNDAINKCLFTYDNHFIISTSKDESIIYWKVPHETREIECETSEKKA